The uncultured Cohaesibacter sp. genome window below encodes:
- the dxs gene encoding 1-deoxy-D-xylulose-5-phosphate synthase has product MSKTPTLDSVKSIEDIRSMDMAQLKALAQDVRTETIDAVSVTGGHLGAGLGVVELTVALHHVFNTPHDRLIWDVGHQSYPHKILTGRRDRIRSLRQPGGLSGFTKRSESEFDPFGTGHSSTSISAGLGMQMGSELNGVDRNVIAVIGDGAMSAGMAYEAMNNAGALDSRLIVILNDNDMSIAPPTGAMSAYLARLISGKTFLSLRDAAKQLAHQLPRFFKEKAAKAEEFARSFVTGGTLFEELGFYYVGPIDGHNLEHLLPILRNVRDTDKGPILVHVVTQKGKGYAPAEHASDKYHGVSKFDVVTGAQLKPPSNAPSYTRIFGESLAKEGAKDKAVVAVTAAMPSGTGIDIFEKQFPDRTFDVGIAEQHAVTFAAGLACEGLKPFCALYSTFLQRAYDQVVHDVAIQNLPVRFPIDRAGFVGADGPTHAGAYDIGFLAALPNMVVMAASDEAELVHMVATARAYDDGPIAFRYPRGEGVGVEIPEEGVPLEIGKGRIVKEGSKVAILSLGTRLAESLNAAERLEGYGLSTTVADARFAKPLDREMILKLAGTHDMLITIEEGAVGGFGSQVLHMLAAEGALDSTLKIRSLTMDDHYTSHNKPDVMYKENGLDADGIIRAVFEALGKDLNAAIEAGEIA; this is encoded by the coding sequence TTGTCAAAGACCCCCACACTCGACAGCGTCAAGTCCATAGAAGACATTCGCTCCATGGACATGGCGCAGCTCAAGGCGCTTGCTCAGGATGTCCGGACCGAGACGATTGATGCCGTGTCCGTGACTGGGGGGCATCTTGGGGCCGGTTTGGGCGTCGTTGAACTGACCGTCGCGCTGCATCACGTCTTCAATACCCCGCATGATCGCCTGATTTGGGATGTGGGACACCAGTCCTACCCGCACAAGATTCTGACCGGTCGCCGGGATCGCATCCGCAGCTTGCGTCAGCCCGGTGGGCTTAGCGGCTTCACCAAGCGCTCCGAGAGCGAATTCGATCCCTTCGGAACCGGCCATAGCTCCACCTCCATTTCTGCCGGGCTCGGCATGCAGATGGGGTCCGAGCTCAACGGTGTTGATCGCAACGTGATCGCGGTCATCGGCGATGGTGCCATGAGTGCGGGCATGGCCTATGAGGCCATGAACAACGCCGGGGCGCTCGACAGCCGTCTCATCGTGATTCTCAATGACAACGACATGTCTATTGCGCCGCCGACCGGTGCCATGAGCGCCTATCTGGCTCGCCTCATCTCTGGCAAGACCTTCCTGTCCTTGCGTGATGCCGCCAAGCAGCTGGCCCATCAGTTGCCGCGTTTCTTCAAGGAAAAGGCAGCCAAGGCAGAAGAATTTGCCCGCTCCTTCGTGACCGGTGGTACGCTGTTCGAGGAATTGGGTTTCTATTATGTCGGCCCCATCGATGGCCATAATCTGGAGCATCTGCTGCCGATCCTGCGCAATGTGCGCGACACCGACAAGGGGCCCATTCTGGTGCATGTGGTCACCCAGAAGGGCAAGGGCTATGCCCCCGCCGAGCATGCCAGTGACAAGTATCACGGTGTTTCCAAGTTTGATGTCGTCACCGGCGCCCAGCTCAAGCCGCCGAGCAATGCGCCAAGCTACACCCGCATTTTCGGGGAGAGCCTTGCCAAGGAAGGCGCCAAGGACAAGGCGGTCGTCGCCGTGACCGCCGCCATGCCTTCAGGTACCGGCATCGATATCTTTGAAAAGCAGTTCCCGGACCGCACCTTCGATGTCGGCATTGCAGAGCAGCATGCCGTGACCTTTGCCGCTGGTCTCGCCTGTGAGGGGCTCAAGCCCTTCTGTGCCCTTTATTCCACTTTCCTGCAGCGCGCCTATGATCAGGTGGTGCATGACGTGGCGATCCAGAATTTGCCGGTGCGCTTCCCCATCGACCGGGCGGGGTTTGTCGGTGCTGATGGCCCGACCCACGCCGGAGCCTATGATATCGGCTTCCTTGCCGCCCTTCCGAACATGGTGGTGATGGCTGCCAGTGACGAGGCCGAGCTGGTGCATATGGTCGCCACGGCCCGTGCCTATGATGATGGCCCGATCGCTTTCCGGTATCCGCGCGGCGAAGGCGTTGGCGTTGAAATTCCGGAGGAAGGCGTGCCGCTTGAAATCGGCAAGGGCCGCATCGTCAAGGAAGGCAGCAAGGTGGCCATCCTGTCGCTCGGTACACGCCTTGCCGAAAGCCTCAATGCAGCCGAACGGCTCGAGGGCTATGGGCTCAGCACAACGGTTGCCGATGCGCGCTTTGCCAAGCCGCTGGACCGCGAGATGATCCTGAAGCTTGCGGGCACCCATGACATGCTCATCACCATCGAGGAAGGCGCTGTCGGCGGCTTCGGTTCACAGGTGTTGCATATGCTGGCCGCCGAGGGGGCGCTTGACAGCACGCTCAAGATCCGCTCCCTGACAATGGATGATCACTACACCAGCCATAACAAGCCCGACGTCATGTACAAGGAAAATGGCCTTGACGCCGACGGGATCATTCGTGCTGTCTTCGAAGCACTGGGCAAGGACCTCAACGCCGCCATCGAAGCGGGCGAGATCGCCTGA